TTATTAGGACATTTTCATTTTGGTATATTAGGACATTATCATGTTGGTGTTACATGATAAATAATCCTAAGTAGTGCAAGTCCTGTTGCAGGGTCTATTTCTCTTGTTGCCTCAACACCTTTTATTTCCAGTATAATGCCTTCCATTATTATGAAGGTCTCTGAAAATCCCCTGAGACAGCCTACTTTTACATTATCTTTCTTGCCAAAGGCACCATGAAAGTGCACCTTAGGTTCATTATCATGCCAGAATATAGTCCCCATACCAACAGCCTCATAGCTCTCATCCAGCCTTCTCCACACAGGCTCAGGCGGTAGTTCCTCCTTTTCAGGCCCTACCACAATATCTGCATTTTTAATACCTCCTAAAAGATAAAATATCCCTGCCCTTATATCTTCTCTTTTTGCAATATCTACAATATTATCGATTACTTGGTCGTCATGGTCAAACTCAACT
This Syntrophorhabdaceae bacterium DNA region includes the following protein-coding sequences:
- a CDS encoding DUF296 domain-containing protein, which produces MRYKAGKIGRVFVVEFDHDDQVIDNIVDIAKREDIRAGIFYLLGGIKNADIVVGPEKEELPPEPVWRRLDESYEAVGMGTIFWHDNEPKVHFHGAFGKKDNVKVGCLRGFSETFIIMEGIILEIKGVEATREIDPATGLALLRIIYHVTPT